Proteins encoded within one genomic window of Bacillus thuringiensis:
- a CDS encoding phosphatidylglycerophosphatase A has product MKESNQLQERALQLLQERGVTIDDIAELVHFLQKKYHPNLEMSECRYNVERVLSKREVQNALITGIELDVLAEKGMLSEPLQDIVKRDEGLYGIDEVIALSIVNVYGSIGFTNFGYIDKLKPGILEYLNDKSTGKVHTFLDDIVGGIAAAASSRLAHRAEHSE; this is encoded by the coding sequence ATGAAAGAATCAAATCAACTACAAGAAAGAGCATTACAACTATTACAAGAACGTGGTGTAACAATTGACGATATTGCTGAGCTTGTTCATTTTCTTCAAAAAAAATATCATCCAAATTTAGAGATGTCAGAATGCCGTTATAACGTTGAGCGTGTATTATCAAAACGTGAAGTACAAAACGCACTGATTACAGGTATCGAACTCGATGTTCTTGCTGAAAAAGGAATGTTAAGTGAGCCGTTACAAGATATCGTAAAACGTGATGAAGGCTTATACGGGATTGATGAAGTAATCGCACTTTCTATCGTTAACGTGTACGGCTCTATCGGTTTCACGAACTTTGGATATATCGATAAATTAAAACCTGGTATTTTAGAATACTTAAATGATAAATCAACTGGAAAGGTGCATACATTCCTTGACGATATCGTTGGCGGAATTGCTGCCGCTGCTTCAAGCCGCTTAGCGCATAGAGCTGAGCACTCGGAATAA
- a CDS encoding NAD(P)H-dependent oxidoreductase, with protein MKHVIVYAHPNTESFNHSILETVKSELEEKGHEVRVRDLYKLNFNPVLGASDFISFSQGNTPEDIKEEQEHISWADSITFIYPVWWAGLPAILKGYVDRVFSHGFAYAYGENGIEKLLSGKQGLLLSTMGNTKEAYTAGGMFDAMKKTADVGIFEFTGIETIEHTFYTSVPSVDDSVRKQYLEEVKDVVNRAF; from the coding sequence ATGAAACATGTAATCGTTTATGCACACCCAAATACAGAAAGCTTCAACCATTCAATTTTAGAAACGGTAAAAAGTGAATTAGAAGAAAAAGGTCATGAAGTACGTGTTCGTGATCTATACAAATTAAACTTCAATCCAGTATTAGGCGCTTCCGATTTCATCTCATTTTCGCAAGGAAACACACCAGAAGATATTAAAGAAGAGCAAGAGCATATCTCTTGGGCTGATAGCATTACATTCATTTATCCAGTTTGGTGGGCGGGACTTCCAGCTATTTTAAAAGGATACGTTGACCGTGTATTTAGCCACGGCTTCGCTTATGCTTACGGTGAAAACGGTATTGAAAAGTTATTAAGCGGTAAACAAGGCTTATTATTATCTACAATGGGAAATACGAAAGAAGCATACACAGCAGGCGGTATGTTTGACGCAATGAAGAAAACAGCGGATGTTGGTATTTTTGAATTTACAGGAATTGAAACAATTGAGCATACATTCTATACGAGTGTTCCTTCTGTGGATGACAGTGTGCGTAAACAATATCTTGAAGAAGTTAAAGATGTTGTGAATCGTGCATTTTAA
- a CDS encoding DUF86 domain-containing protein has protein sequence MYFVDRKKIEQMLVCLERATSTFQEKKIYETEFEFYALERIAHLIIDCVLDVGNAMIDGFIMRDPGSYEDIIDILMDERVISAEDGQGMKEIILLRKMLTQDYIQMNHDELYKTIQKHIAVVEKYPANIRSYLEKELGPVSAFVPE, from the coding sequence ATGTATTTTGTAGACAGAAAGAAAATAGAACAAATGCTAGTATGTTTAGAACGAGCAACAAGTACATTTCAAGAGAAAAAGATATATGAAACCGAGTTTGAATTTTACGCATTAGAGCGCATAGCCCATCTTATTATTGATTGTGTATTAGATGTAGGGAATGCGATGATCGATGGATTTATTATGCGCGACCCAGGAAGCTATGAAGATATTATTGATATTTTAATGGACGAGCGAGTGATAAGTGCAGAAGATGGACAAGGAATGAAAGAAATTATCCTTCTTCGAAAAATGCTTACGCAAGATTATATTCAAATGAATCATGATGAATTATATAAGACGATTCAAAAACATATTGCAGTGGTAGAAAAATACCCAGCAAATATTCGCAGTTATTTAGAGAAGGAATTAGGGCCTGTATCTGCATTTGTACCAGAATAA
- a CDS encoding DUF3055 domain-containing protein produces the protein MEERFFLYDDTVATRTRFVSFMGENERHDLALLYSDRHYGKTIVLDMQRNKFAIIGPDDLNEPGYLEHAFSMTEEIAEELRSFLFELI, from the coding sequence ATGGAAGAACGTTTCTTTCTGTACGACGATACAGTCGCTACAAGAACTCGTTTCGTTAGCTTTATGGGAGAAAATGAGCGTCATGATTTAGCGCTTTTATACTCCGATCGTCATTACGGTAAAACAATTGTCCTTGATATGCAGCGCAATAAATTTGCAATCATCGGTCCTGACGATTTAAACGAACCAGGCTACTTAGAGCATGCATTTTCTATGACTGAAGAAATTGCAGAAGAACTACGCTCATTTTTATTTGAACTTATATAA
- the glpX gene encoding class II fructose-bisphosphatase, with the protein MERELALEIVRVTEAAALASAQWMGRGKKNEADDAATTAMRDMFDSVNMAGTVVIGEGELDEAPMLYIGEELGTGNGPEVDIAVDPLEGTNIVAKGLANAMAVIAIADKGNLLHAPDMYMEKIAVGPKAAGKISLDDPIEKTIEIVAEANNKKIRDLTVIVQERERHQDIIDRVRAKGARVKLFGDGDVGASIATALPGTGIDLFVGIGGAPEGVISAAALKCLEGEMQARLVPMNEEEEARCREMGLEDPRQLLMLEDLVSGDDAIFSATGVSAGELLDGVKFLGGDLAETYSIVMRYKTRTVRFIKTHHHLDHKPHLNLDI; encoded by the coding sequence TTGGAACGTGAACTCGCACTAGAAATTGTCCGTGTAACAGAAGCAGCAGCATTAGCATCCGCACAGTGGATGGGCCGCGGAAAAAAGAATGAAGCAGATGATGCAGCAACTACAGCAATGCGTGATATGTTCGATTCAGTAAACATGGCAGGTACAGTTGTAATTGGTGAAGGAGAACTTGATGAAGCACCGATGTTATATATTGGTGAAGAACTAGGAACAGGTAACGGTCCAGAAGTAGATATTGCCGTTGACCCATTAGAAGGTACAAACATCGTTGCAAAAGGTCTTGCAAATGCAATGGCAGTTATCGCAATCGCAGATAAAGGAAACCTTCTTCATGCTCCTGATATGTACATGGAAAAAATCGCGGTTGGTCCAAAAGCAGCTGGTAAAATTAGCTTAGATGATCCAATTGAAAAAACAATTGAAATTGTAGCGGAAGCTAACAATAAAAAGATTCGCGATCTAACAGTTATCGTTCAAGAACGTGAACGTCATCAAGATATTATTGATCGTGTTCGTGCAAAAGGTGCACGCGTAAAATTATTTGGTGACGGTGATGTTGGTGCGTCAATCGCAACAGCACTACCTGGAACTGGTATTGATTTATTCGTAGGTATCGGCGGAGCTCCAGAAGGCGTTATTTCTGCAGCAGCGCTAAAATGCCTTGAAGGTGAAATGCAAGCTCGCTTAGTTCCAATGAACGAAGAAGAAGAAGCTCGTTGTCGTGAAATGGGACTAGAAGATCCTCGTCAACTTCTAATGCTAGAAGACTTAGTATCTGGTGATGATGCAATCTTCTCAGCAACTGGCGTATCTGCTGGTGAGTTATTAGACGGTGTGAAATTCCTTGGCGGAGATTTAGCTGAAACATATTCTATCGTTATGCGCTACAAAACAAGAACAGTACGATTCATTAAAACGCATCACCATTTAGATCATAAACCACACTTAAACTTAGATATTTAA
- a CDS encoding helix-turn-helix transcriptional regulator, whose translation MGEARTTKDEIVQLLKVKGEHTVAELAEVLEITEMAIRRHLSNLEKDGFIYSKMVRQHVGRPTYLYGLSEKGEDTFPKEYKQFAIDMLEDLARMGDEKILRYVLKERTKRMEEQLQKRVSNQKNLAYKVQEIAAMQEKNGYMVQIKRDGENSFVIEKQNCPLKEIAERFPQVCEDEKEMYNRLFANADVKTLANMCEGDCSCSYQIKEKK comes from the coding sequence ATGGGGGAAGCACGTACGACGAAAGATGAAATTGTGCAGTTGTTGAAAGTAAAGGGAGAGCACACGGTAGCGGAACTAGCTGAAGTTTTAGAGATTACAGAAATGGCGATTCGAAGACATTTAAGTAATCTTGAGAAGGATGGTTTCATCTATTCCAAGATGGTAAGGCAACATGTCGGAAGACCAACTTATTTGTATGGATTAAGCGAAAAGGGAGAAGATACATTCCCGAAAGAGTATAAGCAATTTGCAATTGATATGCTAGAAGATTTAGCGCGAATGGGCGATGAAAAAATACTTCGTTACGTTTTAAAAGAAAGAACGAAGCGTATGGAAGAACAGTTACAAAAGCGTGTGAGTAACCAAAAGAATTTAGCATATAAAGTGCAAGAGATAGCAGCTATGCAAGAGAAAAATGGTTATATGGTTCAAATTAAGAGAGACGGAGAGAACTCTTTCGTAATTGAAAAACAAAACTGTCCGTTAAAGGAAATCGCTGAGAGATTCCCGCAAGTGTGTGAAGATGAAAAAGAGATGTATAATCGTTTATTTGCGAACGCAGATGTGAAAACGCTAGCAAATATGTGCGAGGGCGATTGTAGTTGTTCTTACCAAATAAAAGAGAAAAAATGA
- a CDS encoding GNAT family N-acetyltransferase encodes MDIHKLTVAEANEINTWTYEEPYNLYSFSGEEEVIEELLDGTYYGCCDDKGEFIGYFCFGENAQVPGGRDAHLYGEEDVIDIGLGMKPVLTGKGLGKMFFQAGIAFAVKEYKPKTFRLSVATFNRRAIKLYKKIGFQQGPIFLSRGREFMLMKYERPSV; translated from the coding sequence ATGGATATACATAAGTTAACGGTAGCAGAAGCAAATGAGATAAATACGTGGACGTACGAAGAACCTTATAATTTATATAGTTTTTCAGGCGAGGAAGAAGTAATAGAGGAATTATTAGATGGGACGTATTATGGCTGTTGTGACGATAAGGGAGAGTTTATCGGCTATTTTTGTTTTGGGGAAAATGCACAAGTGCCAGGGGGAAGAGATGCTCATTTATATGGTGAAGAAGATGTAATTGATATCGGACTTGGCATGAAGCCAGTGTTAACAGGGAAAGGGCTGGGGAAAATGTTTTTTCAAGCTGGCATAGCGTTTGCTGTGAAAGAATATAAGCCGAAAACGTTTCGACTTAGTGTTGCGACATTTAATAGAAGAGCGATTAAACTATATAAAAAAATAGGTTTTCAACAAGGTCCTATTTTTTTGAGCCGCGGAAGGGAATTTATGCTCATGAAATACGAAAGACCGTCAGTATGA
- a CDS encoding ABC transporter ATP-binding protein: MNIIEIERLEKSFDIGDSKVKILKGINLQIQKGDFVCIMGASGSGKTTLLQLLGGLDIPSVGSIRVDGTEISTLKEKELALFRRHKIGFIFQQFNLIPVFSAEENVGLPLLLDNVSQKKATVTATRLLELVGLKGKEKHLPAQLSGGQQQRVAIARAFANEPAIMLADEPTGALDSENSKNIIAALRNACDELGQTAVVVTHDPFVAAHADKVVFLLDGEVIHEHAESKGWKFRNIPQQVTHIQEIMNCHFKVGGKGDAMGN; this comes from the coding sequence ATGAATATTATTGAAATTGAAAGGTTAGAAAAATCGTTTGATATTGGGGATAGTAAAGTAAAAATATTAAAAGGCATTAATCTTCAAATTCAAAAAGGAGATTTTGTTTGTATTATGGGGGCAAGTGGTTCAGGGAAAACGACTTTATTGCAGCTATTAGGTGGATTAGATATTCCTTCGGTAGGTAGTATTCGAGTTGACGGTACAGAGATTTCAACATTAAAAGAGAAAGAGCTCGCTTTATTTAGAAGGCATAAAATCGGTTTTATTTTTCAGCAGTTTAATTTGATTCCAGTGTTTAGTGCGGAGGAAAATGTAGGATTACCGTTACTGTTAGATAATGTCTCGCAAAAGAAGGCAACGGTGACCGCAACTCGTTTATTAGAGCTTGTTGGGCTAAAGGGAAAAGAAAAACATTTACCAGCGCAGTTATCAGGCGGGCAACAGCAAAGGGTTGCGATCGCAAGAGCTTTTGCAAATGAGCCGGCAATTATGTTAGCGGATGAGCCAACAGGGGCATTAGACTCAGAAAATAGCAAAAATATCATCGCGGCACTTCGAAATGCGTGTGATGAGTTAGGACAAACAGCTGTTGTTGTAACGCACGACCCGTTCGTAGCGGCTCATGCTGATAAAGTTGTTTTCTTATTAGATGGTGAAGTGATTCATGAGCATGCTGAAAGTAAAGGGTGGAAGTTTCGAAATATCCCGCAACAAGTTACTCATATTCAAGAAATTATGAATTGCCACTTTAAAGTAGGAGGTAAAGGTGATGCGATGGGTAATTAA
- a CDS encoding TIGR01457 family HAD-type hydrolase: MYKGYLIDLDGTMYRGEEQIEEASDFVKALGERGIPYLFVTNNSTRKPEQVAEKLVRFDIPAKAEQVFTTSMATANFIYERKQDATVYMIGEEGLHDALVEKGFELVDENPDFVVVGLDRDITYEKLAKACLAVRNGATFISTNGDIAIPTERGLLPGNGSLTSVVAVSTGVDPIFIGKPESIIMEQALKVLGIEKNEALMVGDNYDTDILAGINAGMHTLLVHTGVTTVEKLTEYEVQPTQVVHNLTEWIEKM, from the coding sequence ATGTATAAAGGTTACTTAATTGACTTAGACGGTACAATGTATCGCGGAGAAGAACAAATTGAAGAAGCGAGCGACTTCGTAAAAGCATTAGGAGAGCGCGGTATTCCGTATTTATTTGTTACAAATAACTCAACGCGTAAACCAGAACAGGTGGCAGAAAAACTTGTTCGTTTCGATATTCCAGCGAAAGCAGAGCAAGTATTCACAACGAGTATGGCAACAGCGAACTTCATTTACGAACGTAAACAAGATGCAACTGTATATATGATTGGTGAAGAAGGCTTACATGATGCACTTGTGGAAAAAGGATTTGAACTTGTGGATGAAAATCCTGATTTCGTTGTTGTTGGTTTAGATCGTGACATCACATATGAAAAATTAGCAAAAGCTTGTCTTGCTGTGCGTAACGGCGCAACGTTTATTTCTACAAATGGAGACATTGCCATTCCGACTGAGCGCGGATTATTACCAGGTAACGGTTCATTAACATCAGTTGTAGCAGTATCAACAGGTGTGGATCCAATCTTTATCGGAAAACCAGAATCAATCATTATGGAACAAGCTTTGAAAGTGCTTGGCATAGAAAAGAATGAAGCATTAATGGTTGGGGATAACTACGATACAGATATTTTAGCAGGAATAAATGCTGGTATGCATACGCTTCTTGTCCACACTGGAGTCACAACTGTGGAGAAGTTAACAGAATATGAAGTACAACCGACGCAAGTTGTGCATAACTTGACGGAGTGGATTGAGAAGATGTAA
- a CDS encoding FtsX-like permease family protein, protein MRWVIKYAVKSMKQNWLRNMLIALGAALGVMLATMLLLGNQSVEQSVKEQVVSRYGDYNLQFGYIKNDMYLNNESLKGIDGLENAEKISKVLIPYPFPNYKELSGKPSYWGVEQDSPEMHSYKILEGRYPKEGAEVALTKGYTDRENIRVGDTIKLPFPQHGEKTVKVVGILNPPLMAAMGHGAYFPIQWLQKELNLPNQFNLIQVKVQDVNVKKAIAFDVHKKIENIKVDQRTYVDKAFERLNVMKPLIFSLGGIALFVVALLIMGSFFLSVRSRFKQWALLRALGSNPNQIIVVVLLEALCIGAIGSLAGVILGAGTQTIAASFINKWVNIEGAGKASFSISGEILLITFLLGIVMSIIGAIIPAFMVRKIPPVQALRPGLPSDEKKEKRWSAFSLSILIIGTIIGLTGSVLEQYIGFNPSAIGALLFAIGLLLAIPLFIRMIAPVIAKPFQMILRIETTISSRNVIRYRNKAAVSVAILAFGFMLALVGTMYVNSMYEGMKKGLQKHLPADLVVRIPVESQGIETLPFSWMEKVRKIDGVESSVGNATDFTAKLVNYDFKKANQEWYEFMKKNNLNYDSMEVVGNDIVAYQKVTKAKVIAGQTLNKPLQDGEGVITKEVAKNLGLQLHDTVDVQGKGKEKQTIKVVSIIEQGLRLRSLDIFVNEQWARDKFHVQGYEAIQIMTNSNQSFEAIKKQVKEITNNKENVEVINSYDLLKEQEQLLSQMMMLIRLLVVIVFIISGIGLMNAIVASLHERRAEISMIRAVGAIPKQMRRIVLLEGTLLGAIAGCIGIFGGILFSYIVLSSLELTVIIIPYNQVFILALASVILGAGAALIASLQLRKFKLSDTLKELSA, encoded by the coding sequence ATGCGATGGGTAATTAAGTATGCGGTAAAATCAATGAAACAAAATTGGCTGCGAAATATGTTGATTGCCCTCGGTGCAGCTTTAGGTGTTATGTTAGCGACGATGTTATTACTAGGTAATCAATCAGTAGAACAAAGTGTGAAGGAACAAGTAGTAAGCCGGTATGGAGATTATAATTTACAATTTGGCTATATAAAAAATGATATGTATTTAAATAATGAAAGTTTAAAAGGAATAGATGGCTTAGAAAATGCCGAAAAAATATCAAAAGTACTTATACCATATCCTTTTCCAAATTATAAAGAGTTATCGGGAAAACCGTCCTATTGGGGTGTGGAGCAAGATTCTCCAGAAATGCATTCTTATAAAATATTAGAAGGTCGATATCCGAAAGAAGGGGCTGAAGTAGCACTGACAAAAGGGTATACAGATCGTGAAAATATACGGGTGGGAGATACGATTAAATTGCCATTCCCGCAGCATGGAGAAAAGACTGTGAAAGTCGTCGGCATTTTAAATCCACCGTTAATGGCGGCAATGGGGCATGGAGCTTATTTTCCAATCCAGTGGCTTCAAAAAGAATTAAATCTACCAAATCAATTCAATCTCATTCAAGTGAAAGTACAAGATGTAAATGTGAAAAAAGCAATTGCTTTTGATGTACATAAAAAGATTGAAAATATAAAGGTGGATCAACGTACTTATGTTGATAAGGCGTTTGAACGACTAAATGTAATGAAGCCGTTAATTTTTAGTTTAGGTGGTATTGCTTTATTTGTTGTAGCTCTTTTAATAATGGGAAGTTTCTTCTTATCTGTTAGAAGTCGATTTAAGCAGTGGGCATTATTACGTGCGCTCGGTAGTAACCCAAATCAAATTATAGTAGTCGTTTTATTAGAGGCTTTATGCATCGGAGCAATCGGATCGCTGGCAGGAGTTATTCTTGGAGCAGGTACGCAAACAATCGCTGCATCATTCATTAATAAATGGGTGAATATTGAGGGTGCAGGGAAAGCATCATTCTCAATCTCAGGTGAGATTTTACTCATTACGTTTTTACTAGGGATTGTTATGTCTATCATAGGGGCCATTATACCAGCTTTCATGGTTAGAAAGATTCCACCAGTTCAAGCACTTCGTCCTGGTCTTCCTAGTGATGAAAAAAAAGAAAAAAGATGGAGTGCTTTTAGCCTTAGCATTTTAATCATTGGTACCATTATTGGACTCACGGGTAGCGTATTAGAGCAGTATATTGGTTTTAATCCAAGTGCGATAGGAGCGCTTTTATTTGCGATCGGTTTATTATTGGCGATTCCGTTATTTATTCGTATGATAGCACCAGTGATTGCAAAACCGTTTCAAATGATATTAAGAATTGAAACTACGATTAGTAGCCGGAATGTAATTCGTTATCGAAACAAGGCAGCTGTGTCGGTTGCTATATTAGCATTTGGTTTTATGTTAGCACTTGTTGGAACGATGTATGTAAATTCTATGTATGAAGGTATGAAAAAAGGATTACAAAAACATTTACCAGCGGACTTAGTAGTAAGAATTCCGGTAGAGTCACAAGGAATAGAAACATTACCGTTTAGTTGGATGGAGAAGGTTAGAAAAATTGATGGTGTGGAATCGAGTGTTGGGAATGCTACTGACTTTACCGCAAAGCTTGTGAATTATGACTTTAAAAAAGCGAATCAAGAATGGTATGAATTTATGAAAAAAAACAATTTGAACTATGATTCAATGGAAGTTGTAGGTAACGATATTGTAGCGTACCAGAAAGTAACAAAGGCGAAAGTGATTGCAGGACAAACTTTAAATAAGCCATTACAAGATGGTGAGGGAGTCATTACGAAGGAAGTGGCTAAAAATTTAGGGCTTCAGTTGCATGATACGGTTGACGTACAAGGAAAAGGGAAAGAAAAACAAACAATTAAAGTCGTTTCGATTATTGAGCAAGGATTAAGGTTAAGGAGTTTGGATATTTTCGTAAATGAACAATGGGCTCGCGATAAGTTTCACGTACAAGGATATGAAGCCATTCAAATTATGACAAATTCTAATCAATCATTTGAAGCGATTAAGAAGCAAGTAAAAGAGATTACAAATAATAAAGAGAATGTAGAAGTTATAAATAGTTATGATTTATTGAAAGAACAAGAGCAGTTATTATCGCAAATGATGATGTTAATTCGCTTGTTAGTTGTAATTGTTTTCATTATTTCTGGTATAGGATTAATGAATGCGATTGTCGCAAGCTTGCATGAAAGACGTGCTGAAATTAGTATGATTCGTGCGGTAGGAGCTATTCCGAAGCAAATGAGACGGATCGTTTTATTAGAGGGAACTTTACTTGGAGCGATAGCTGGTTGTATTGGCATTTTTGGTGGGATTTTGTTTAGCTATATCGTATTATCAAGTTTAGAGTTAACGGTTATTATCATTCCGTATAATCAAGTTTTCATATTAGCTCTAGCTAGTGTGATACTTGGAGCAGGGGCAGCGTTGATTGCTTCCTTACAATTAAGAAAGTTTAAATTAAGTGATACTTTAAAGGAGTTATCAGCATAA